A region of the Planctomycetota bacterium genome:
ACGTCGGCCGCCTCGAGGAGCCGCGGCAGGCTGTCGGGGGGGCCGAGGAACTCGACCTGCGGCGGGCGCCGCACCGGGTAGTGGTCGGTGGCGAGGATCCGCACCTTGAACGGCGCGAGGACCTCGGCGAGGCGCCGACCGTTGCCCCCCAGGCCGACGATCCCGACCGCGGCGCCGGTGAGATCGCGCGTCGGCCGGCGCGTGAAGTCGCGGGCGCGCTGCTGGTCGAGGAACAGCGGCAGGCGGCGGGTGCAGGCGATCGCCAGGCCGACGGTGTGCTCGGCCACCTGGTCGGCGAGCACTCCCGACGCGCTGCTGACGAGGATCCCCGACTCGACGACCGAGGGCACCAGGCAGTGGTCGAGGCCGGCGGCGCTCGACTGGATCCAGCGCAGCCGGCCGGTGCGGACGACGTCGTCCCAGGGGACCGGCACCTTGGCATGGCCGCAGAAGACGTCGGCCGCGGGGAGCTCGGCGGCGACGTGCTCCTGCCCGGCATCGACGATTTCGGCCCCGGGCGCCGCCGCGGCGATCTGGCGGAGGTGGTGCGGTTCCACCGGATAGCAGAGCACGATGCGCATCGAAAGCCCTCGGTTCGTCGATCGCCGCGACACGTGCCGCCGCGGCGGCGGACGGTTCTCGCACACCCTGCCGCCGCCGCCAACCTCGCCCGCGGCAGCGTTCGACCCCCCTTTCCGGCGGCGGCCTGAGCTTGCCCTGACGCCGAATCATGGTTCAATTGACGTTTACGGCCGCGTGATCCACCCCGGGTGGCGTGCCTGGCCGGCCTGTCGGGCGTGGGCCGGGCGGCATGTCGAGCGGCAGTCGCGCGGGAGGCGTTGGCACGTTCATGCGGTCCACCTGGCTGGCGATCGCGGCCCTGGCGTTCCTCCGGATCGTCGTCGGCCTCCATTTCTTCCTCGAAGGGTTCCATCACCTCCGCGACCCGCAGTGGTCGAGCGCGGGCTTCCGGCGCGCGGCCGTCGGACCGTGGGGGGATTGGTTCCGACGCGATCTGCCGCAGACCGGCGATTGGACCGGCACGCTCGGCGCCGCCGACGGCCGCTCGGCGGCCGCTGCCACGGCGGCGTGGAAGGAGAGCGTCGTCGCCGGCTGGAAGCGCCTCGAAGCAGCCCGCGCCAGGGTGCTGCCCACCGATCGCCAGGCGGGGATGACCGCGGCCCGCGAGGCGGCCGTCGCCGAGCTCGACGGCTACCTCGAGGGGATCGAGCCCGACCTCGCCGACTACCGCCTCGAGGTCGCGCGCTTGACGGCGATGGAGCAGGCCCCGGGGGCCCGGGAGATCCCGTTCGCCCGCGAGCGCCTCGCCAAGAAGAAGCGCGAGCTCGGCGGCAAGGCGACGGGGTGGATGAACGAGGTCGAGGCGCTCGGCAAGAAGCTCGAGGCCACCTGGGATGCCGCCCTCCCGGCGGCCGACGTCGCCAAGGTCGCCGCCGCCCGCGAGCCGTCGCGGCTGTGGCAGGCCGACCGGTTCGTCGGCTGGTCACTGCTCACGATCGGGGCCTGCCTGATCGTGGGATTCCTCGTGAAATTCAACGCCATGGGGGGCGTGTTCTTCCTCGCCAGCGTGATCGCCTCGCAGCCCTTCTGGGTGCCCGGGGCCCAACCGACCTATGATCAATGGGTGGAGGCTGCGGCGCTTTTGGCCCTCGCCACCCTGCCTGTCGGTGGATGGAGCGGACTCGACTATTACCTCAAGGCCTGGTGCCCGTGGTCGGGCTGCCGGGCCGGCACTTCCGGAGACGCGCGACGATGAACCTGTCGGAAAGCCAGAAAGCGATCGGCAAGGACAACTTCAACGACGCCATCGCCGTCACGCGGCGCGACTTCCTCGGCGGTGCCGTGGCCGCGGGGATCGCCAGCGGCGCCGGGCTCGGCTCGATCTATTTCGGCTACGGCGCCACCGTCGGCAACCCGCTGCGGATCGGTGTCCTCGGCACCGGCGACGAGGGGAGCGTGCTTCTCGGGGCCCACACCCCCGACTTCATGCAGGTCGTGGCGATCGCCGACATCCGTCCCTACAACGTCTTCCGCGCCTTCCACGGCGACGTCTCGAGCCCCAGCGCCCTGGCGGCGCGGCCGGGCCTGATGGCGAAATACAAGTGGTCGAGCGAGGACGAGGCGCGCAAGCACGTCAAGGTCTACGGCGCCTACGAAGAGCTCCTCGCCGATCCCGACGTCGAGGCTGTCGTCATCGCCCTGCCGCTGCACCTCCACGCCCCGGCCGCGATCAAGGCGATGCGCGCCGGCAAGCACGTGCTCACCGAGAAGCTGATGGGGCACTCGGTCCACGAGTGCAAGGAGATGGGGCGCGTGGCCCGCGAGACGGGCAAGCTCCTCGCCACCGGCCACCAGCGCCACTACAGCATCCTCTACGACAACGCCGTCCACACGATCGGCAAGGCGAAGCTGCTCGGCGACCTCCACTCGATCCGCGCCCAGTGGCACCGCGGCAACCTCCCCGGCAACGATTCCTGGAAGCCGCCGATGCCGGGCGACGAGGCGTCGCTCAAGAAGCTCGCCGCGTGGAAGAAGGAGCTCGAGTCGGCCAAGCCATCCGACATCGACAGCCTGCAGAAGAGGATCGCCCAGGCCGAGGCCCAGATCCTCGACCGCGACCTCGACGCGACGAAGTACGGCTACTCCGAGGCCAAGCTCGGCGACGGGTCGACGCGGACGCCGCTGGAAGAGCTGATCCGCTGGCGGCTGTGGAACCGCACCGGCGGCGGCCTGATGGCCGAGCTCGGCAGCCACCAGCTCGACGCCGCCGGGATCTTCGTGTCGGCGATGCACGGCGAGGGGAAGAAGGTCAAGCCGCTGTCGGTCACGGCCGTCGGCAACCGTAGCATCTTCCCGGCCGACCGCGAGATCGACGACCACGTCTACTGCATGTTCGAGTACCCGGCCCCGGGCTACTTCGACGCCGACGGCAAGGTCGCCGATGCCAACAAGAAGATCGTCGTCACCTACTCGTCGATCAACGGCAACGGCTTCGGCGAGTATGGCGAGGTGGTGATGGGCACCAAGGGCACGCTGGTGCTGGAGCGCGAGCAGGAAGTGATGCTCTACAAGGGCTCGGCGAAAGACACCCGTGTCACCGTCGCCAAGGCCAAGGACGGCACGCCGACGCTCGACACCACCGAGAGCGGCGGGAGCTACGCGGCGGGTGCCAAGGGGGGTGGCGGTGGCGACTCCGGTCCGCCGTCGCGCGGCTACACCGAGGAGCTCGAGCACTGGGCGTGGTGCGTCCGCAATCCCGACCCGGCCAACCAGCCGCGCTGCAAGCCGGAGGTGGCGATCGCCGACGCGGTGATCGCGCTGACGAGCAACATCGCGCTGGCCAACCCGAGCACGCGGGCGCGGATCGAGTTTCAGCCGGAGTGGTTCGACATCGCCAGCGACGAGACCCCCGAAGGCGTCGTGCCCGACACCAACCGCGACCTCTACAAGGCCTGATCGGCCGCGCGGCGGCGTCGCGGTCGTCGAGGCACCGCGCCAGCGGTGCGGGCCGCAGTGGGAGCACGGGCATGCAGTGCCGTGGAGCGGTGGCCGCGGCCCCTCCGGGCGCGTTCACGCTGGTGCCGATCCCGTTTGCCAACCACTCGGCCGCGTGGGTGCTCCGCGACCTCCCCGAGCGCGCCCGGGCCCGGGAATGGCTCCGCGGCGTGATCGGGCCACGGGGCGAGTGAGCCGAGGTCGCCTCGCAGGTCTGTCGAGGGTTGCGGCCCTATCGCCGCCCGGGATGTGTTCCGCGGGCGGTTGTTCAATAAGTGTATATATGTACACTTCTTTGACTGCCCCGGGCGATTCCGCCGTCTTTCCTTCGAGGTCATGCCCCATGCCAATCCGCCAGAAGGTTCCCGCGGAGCTTGCTCACGAAATTCGCAGCGAGCTCCTGCCGCGGCTTGCCGCGCTCGGCGTTGCGCTCGTCCAAGCCGACTACTCGGGCTATCAGGGCAAGGGGGGCATCGACATGCTCGGTTTCATCGACCAGGCAGGCGCACCGATCGACGTCGAGCAGGCCGACCCGTTCCTCACAAGTCATGTCCGGGATGTGCTCGCAGAGTTTCTGCCGGATGGCTTCGAGGAAGCCGAGGGGGGCCAGGGAGATCTGCTCCTTGAAGTGTCGACGGGTACGTTCCGGCTCGACCACGAACGCAACTTCATCTCGACCCGGAGCAGTTCGCGCGAGTGGACGGTCTAGTTCGTCGTACACGCAGTCTGCCGATGGCAGCGCGCGGCAGTCGCCCCGGCTGGCGATGTGAATGACTGGCTAGGCAGTTCGTTTTCGGCCGCGGCGGCGGCGAGGCGCATGGCAGGCTCCGGGGGGCAGCGTCAGCCGATGTCGAGGAGGCGCGCCAACGCCGCATCGGCCGGGAGATCGAGGAGCCGGCGCAGTTCGGCCAGCTCGTCGATCGACAGCGAGACGAACACGACCGGGTCCTGGACCGCGTCGGGATCGACCAGCCGATAGCCGACGACACGCCCCTCCTCCACGATCGGCGCCCGGCCGTAGCCATACATCATGTTGTCGACCGCGTCGAAGAAGCCGGCGAGCGTGACGGCGTCGGGCCAGGGGCGGCGGACGTAATACAGCTCGATCACGTCCTTCCAGAAATGGGGCACGAACGCCGCCGCCACGTCGGCCCGGCCGACCCGGCCATACGAGGTGCCGGCGATGCAGGTCGGGAGAGCCGCGACCGATCGGCCCGCGGCGGTCGCGAGGCGCTCGAGCGCGGCGCCGAGGTTGGTGAGGAAGTCGGCGCTGTAGCAGTCGTCGCAGATGATCACCACGTGGCCGAGGTCGAGCGGGCTCGAGGGGGCGGCAGCGGCGGCGCGCTTCGTCGCGCCTGCGACGAGCGCCGCGGCGACGCGCTCCACCGGGATCGAATAGCTCTGGATCTCGTCGGGCAGGCCATGGCCGAGGACGATGATCGTCGTCGGGAGAGGCGCTGCCGCGGCGGCTTCGAGCGCCGCGAGGAAGGAATCGGCGACCGCGGCGAGCGGCTCGCTGCCGGTGCGCTTGAGGACGGTGGCGCTGGCGCCATAGGCGTCGGCCAGGGCCGTGACCTCCTTCGGGGTGAGCCCCGGATCGGGATCGAGCAGGCCGAT
Encoded here:
- a CDS encoding Gfo/Idh/MocA family oxidoreductase, with product MNLSESQKAIGKDNFNDAIAVTRRDFLGGAVAAGIASGAGLGSIYFGYGATVGNPLRIGVLGTGDEGSVLLGAHTPDFMQVVAIADIRPYNVFRAFHGDVSSPSALAARPGLMAKYKWSSEDEARKHVKVYGAYEELLADPDVEAVVIALPLHLHAPAAIKAMRAGKHVLTEKLMGHSVHECKEMGRVARETGKLLATGHQRHYSILYDNAVHTIGKAKLLGDLHSIRAQWHRGNLPGNDSWKPPMPGDEASLKKLAAWKKELESAKPSDIDSLQKRIAQAEAQILDRDLDATKYGYSEAKLGDGSTRTPLEELIRWRLWNRTGGGLMAELGSHQLDAAGIFVSAMHGEGKKVKPLSVTAVGNRSIFPADREIDDHVYCMFEYPAPGYFDADGKVADANKKIVVTYSSINGNGFGEYGEVVMGTKGTLVLEREQEVMLYKGSAKDTRVTVAKAKDGTPTLDTTESGGSYAAGAKGGGGGDSGPPSRGYTEELEHWAWCVRNPDPANQPRCKPEVAIADAVIALTSNIALANPSTRARIEFQPEWFDIASDETPEGVVPDTNRDLYKA
- a CDS encoding D-2-hydroxyacid dehydrogenase, with amino-acid sequence MRIVLCYPVEPHHLRQIAAAAPGAEIVDAGQEHVAAELPAADVFCGHAKVPVPWDDVVRTGRLRWIQSSAAGLDHCLVPSVVESGILVSSASGVLADQVAEHTVGLAIACTRRLPLFLDQQRARDFTRRPTRDLTGAAVGIVGLGGNGRRLAEVLAPFKVRILATDHYPVRRPPQVEFLGPPDSLPRLLEAADVLFLACPLTAATTNLIDATALSRLRRGAILVNTARGAVVDERALVAALESGHLDSAALDVTPDEPPHPDSPLWTAPRLIITPHVGGQAAWRIDAMTDFFCDNLRRYLRGEEVRNLVDKRLGFPPPPAEALSRASATAAAPRGDT